The following proteins come from a genomic window of Dermacentor albipictus isolate Rhodes 1998 colony chromosome 8, USDA_Dalb.pri_finalv2, whole genome shotgun sequence:
- the LOC135915187 gene encoding uncharacterized protein isoform X2, with the protein MATQARTALPKLPRLASGTPSGSSAPYPSTPRNSPCEAAPPHEQAAADPAIPRRGASSAAVPPSKPTIGAHVEGGAGRVERGSTDSSALRFAVVLLATAVLFSAVVSVAFVLRASRASRRALWKRMGNATASTPQQAAANDTCTTVTAPGAASGWKPRPSGRASHRPARRRHRTIRGGRPTGGTPAALYVDEVPDEWPVFKSTVCKQYQFYHMNRSEWISMT; encoded by the exons ATGGCGACGCAGGCTCGAACTGCGCTTCCTAAGCTTCCCAGGCTTGCTTCCGGGACTCCGAGCGGCAGCAGTGCGCCGTACCCGTCCACTCCACGCAACTCGCCCTGCGAGGCCGCTCCGCCGCACGAGCAGGCCGCAGCTGATCCGGCGATCCCACGCCGTGGCGCCTCGTCCGCCGCCGTTCCGCCATCGAAGCCCACAATAGGAGCTCACGTAGAGGGCGGTGCTGGGCGCGTGGAGAGGGGCTCTACCGACTCCAGCGCGTTGCGCTTCGCCGTGGTCCTGCTGGCCACCGCGGTCCTCTTCTCGGCCGTGGTCAGCGTGGCCTTCGTGCTGCGTGCCAGCCGCGCAAGCCGCCGCGCCCTCTGGAAACGCATGGGCAACGCCACCGCGTCGACACCACAGCAGGCCGCGGCAAACGACACCTGCACCACCGTCACGGCGCCGGGGGCAGCCTCGGGATGGAAGCCTAGACCGTCTGGCCGCGCGTCGCACAGACCTGCACGCCGGCGTCACAGAACGATCCGAGGTGGCCGGCCCACCGGTGGGACGCCGGCTGCGCTGTACGTGGATGAGGTGCCGGACG AATGGCCGGTTTTCAAGAGCACAGTTTGCAAGCAGTACCAGTTCTACCACATGAACAGGAGCGAGTGGATTTCTATGACGTGA
- the LOC135915187 gene encoding juvenile hormone acid O-methyltransferase-like isoform X1, with amino-acid sequence MAGFQEHSLQAVPVLPHEQERVDFYDVNSQGHFGVVAGLLGTFHKAFRPCEDEDQQFLDIGCGPGRLTAECLFPRCPACRRLVAVDKSTAMLKFAAENYPHPKIDYLALDIAQEVDEFVREQGQFQRVYSFLTLHWVRDQPRAMQNIERLMAPGGECILLFKRSVHFFDLFEAMINTQQWSKYREVLESMMPASRMINDVLSLRAYARNIVESTSLTTLSCEVLVSPEELRWTRGQMTESLLAFNPVYPLLVKEEKEELQNFIRGFVNTFSIDFFNRDPANRMYVFIHACKQFSEGDTTNCSTGSS; translated from the exons ATGGCCGGTTTTCAAGAGCACAGTTTGCAAGCAGTACCAGTTCTACCACATGAACAGGAGCGAGTGGATTTCTATGACGTGAACTCTCAGGGCCACTTCGGAGTCGTGGCCGGACTTCTAGGCACGTTTCATAAAGCTTTCCGGCCCTGTGAAGATGAAGACCAGCAGTTCCTAGACATCGGATGCGGTCCAGGACGTCTCACAGCTGA ATGCCTGTTCCCACGCTGTCCAGCGTGCCGGAGGCTCGTGGCCGTAGACAAATCCACAGCCatgctgaagttcgcggctgaaAATTACCCTCACCCGAAGATCGATTACCTTGCACTCGACATCGCGCAAGAAGTGGATGAGTTTGTGCGTGAGCAGGGCCAGTTCCAGCGGGTGTACTCCTTCCTTACGCTACACTGGGTCCGAGACCAGCCCAGGGCCATGCAGAACATCGAGAGGCTGATGGCTCCCGGAGGAGAGTGCATCTTACTCTTCAAGCGTAGTGTGCACTTTTTTGACCTCTTTGAAGCGATGATAAATACGCAACAGTGGTCGAAGTACAGGGAG GTTCTTGAAAGTATGATGCCGGCAAGCAGAATGATCAATGACGTCCTCTCTCTGAGGGCATATGCAAGAAACATTGTTGAGTCTACAAGCCTCACGACATTGTCTTGCGAAGTTCTCGTCTCTCCCGAGGAACTACGCTGGACGAGAGGACAAATGACCG AATCGCTCCTTGCATTCAACCCAGTTTACCCACTGCTGGTTAAAGAAGAGAAGGAAGAGCTCCAAAACTTCATTAGAGGATTTGTCAACACCTTCTCCATTGACTTTTTCAACAGAGACCCGGCTAATCGCATGTATGTTTTTATCCATGCTTGTAAGCAATTCAGCGAGGGAGATACAACAAACTGCTCAACTGGTTCCTCATAG